The Erythrobacter insulae genome window below encodes:
- a CDS encoding polyamine aminopropyltransferase, whose protein sequence is MLERKQIARAQIPGGEEELTLVSHGRDFIIMLGRDELMGTRMQFSEEQLAELTLAELAVAKPRVLIGGYGMGFTYRAALANLPEGAQVRVAEIVPEILDWAAGPLAHLTGDTLDDPRGDIRICDVSALIDDANDGTCAKYDAIMLDVDNGPDGIVRDHNNRLYSRTGLAKAHDALRPGGVLSVWSAAIDHKFTRRLMDSGFDTEMREVRARPNNKGPRHTIWFAKKR, encoded by the coding sequence ATGCTAGAACGCAAACAGATTGCCCGCGCTCAAATCCCCGGCGGGGAAGAAGAGCTCACCCTCGTCAGCCATGGCCGCGATTTCATCATCATGCTTGGCCGTGATGAGTTGATGGGCACACGGATGCAGTTTTCCGAGGAACAGCTCGCCGAGCTGACTCTGGCCGAGCTTGCTGTGGCGAAACCGCGCGTGCTTATTGGCGGGTACGGGATGGGCTTTACCTATCGGGCTGCTTTGGCAAATTTGCCTGAAGGCGCGCAGGTCCGCGTGGCCGAGATCGTGCCGGAAATCCTTGACTGGGCGGCGGGGCCGCTTGCGCATCTAACAGGCGATACTCTGGATGATCCGCGCGGAGACATCCGCATTTGCGACGTTTCGGCCTTAATCGATGATGCCAATGATGGCACGTGCGCGAAATATGACGCGATCATGCTGGATGTTGATAACGGGCCGGACGGGATTGTTCGGGACCACAACAACCGCCTGTATTCGCGCACCGGACTTGCCAAGGCGCATGATGCGCTGCGCCCGGGCGGTGTTCTGTCCGTATGGTCGGCCGCAATCGATCACAAATTCACCCGGCGTCTGATGGATTCCGGGTTCGACACCGAAATGCGCGAAGTGCGGGCGCGGCCCAATAATAAAGGGCCGCGCCACACGATCTGGTTCGCCAAAAAACGCTAA
- the pnp gene encoding polyribonucleotide nucleotidyltransferase, giving the protein MFDKKTVSLEWGGKTLTLETGQIARQADGAVLATYGETVVLCAVTAAKSVKEGQDFFPLTVHYQEKFSAAGRIPGGFFKREGRATEKETLTSRLIDRPCRPLFPEGFYNEINVICQVLSYDGETEPDIVAMIAASAALTISGLPFMGPIGAARVGYNNEGEYVLNPTVADALGEDGNLDLVVAATQDAVMMVESEAKELTEEQMLGAVMFAHEESRKVIGAIIDLAEQAAKEPWELPAVSDNSDMKDKLKALIGDDIAAAYKMTDKSERSDALNAARAKAKEAFAEEDGQTQMTAGKVVKKLEAEIVRGAILKDGQRIDGRKTDEVRPIEAMVGLLPRTHGSALFTRGETQAICTTTLGTKDAEQMIDGLEGLSYNNFMLHYNFPPYSVGEVGRFGFTSRRETGHGKLAYRALHPVLPSVEDFPYTIRVLSDITESNGSSSMATVCGGSLSMMDAGVPLKRPVSGIAMGLILEGEDFTVLSDILGDEDHLGDMDFKVAGSEEGITSLQMDIKVAGITQEIMTQALEQAKAGRAHILGKMTEALSGSRGEVSKHAPRIETMQIDKSKIRDIIGTGGKVIREIVAETGAKVDIDDEGTIKISSSNADEIAAAKAWIEGIVEEAEVGKIYNGKVVNIVDFGAFVNFMGGKDGLVHVSEMKNERVEKPTDVVSEGQEVKVKVLEIDQRGKVRLSMRVVDQETGEELEDTRPPRESKPRGDRGDRGDRGGRGGDRRPRGGGGGRGGDRGPRGGGDKGGDNDGPAAMPDFLKD; this is encoded by the coding sequence ATGTTCGATAAGAAAACCGTATCGCTGGAGTGGGGCGGAAAGACCCTCACCCTCGAAACAGGACAGATCGCCCGTCAAGCAGACGGCGCCGTTCTGGCCACCTATGGCGAAACCGTGGTGCTGTGCGCAGTCACCGCTGCCAAATCTGTGAAAGAAGGGCAGGATTTCTTCCCGCTCACCGTTCACTATCAAGAAAAATTCTCTGCAGCTGGCCGTATTCCGGGTGGCTTCTTCAAGCGTGAAGGCCGCGCGACCGAAAAAGAGACGCTTACATCGCGTCTGATCGACCGTCCTTGCCGCCCGTTGTTCCCTGAAGGGTTCTACAACGAAATCAACGTCATCTGTCAGGTGCTGTCGTATGACGGCGAGACCGAACCAGATATCGTCGCCATGATCGCGGCATCGGCTGCGCTGACCATTTCGGGTCTGCCATTCATGGGCCCAATCGGCGCGGCACGCGTTGGTTACAACAATGAAGGCGAATACGTCCTGAACCCGACAGTCGCAGACGCGCTGGGTGAAGACGGCAATCTCGACCTCGTTGTTGCGGCAACACAAGACGCCGTGATGATGGTCGAATCCGAAGCGAAAGAACTCACCGAAGAGCAAATGCTCGGTGCGGTCATGTTCGCCCACGAGGAAAGCCGGAAAGTCATCGGCGCGATCATCGATCTGGCTGAACAGGCTGCAAAAGAGCCATGGGAACTGCCAGCAGTTTCTGACAATTCGGACATGAAGGACAAACTGAAAGCTTTGATCGGTGATGATATCGCCGCCGCTTACAAGATGACCGACAAGTCCGAGCGTTCCGATGCGCTGAATGCTGCCCGCGCCAAGGCGAAGGAAGCATTCGCCGAGGAAGACGGCCAGACACAGATGACGGCTGGCAAAGTTGTCAAGAAACTGGAAGCGGAAATCGTTCGCGGCGCTATCCTTAAGGATGGTCAGCGTATCGATGGCCGTAAGACCGACGAAGTTCGCCCGATCGAGGCGATGGTTGGTTTGTTGCCGCGTACCCACGGTTCGGCGCTGTTCACCCGCGGTGAAACGCAGGCGATCTGCACCACCACGCTGGGCACCAAGGATGCAGAGCAGATGATCGACGGGCTGGAAGGCCTTTCGTACAACAACTTCATGCTGCACTATAACTTCCCGCCATATTCGGTCGGTGAAGTGGGCCGTTTTGGTTTCACCAGCCGCCGCGAGACCGGCCATGGTAAGCTCGCCTATCGCGCGCTCCATCCGGTTCTGCCATCGGTTGAGGATTTCCCTTACACCATCCGCGTTTTATCAGACATCACCGAGTCCAATGGCTCGTCTTCGATGGCAACGGTTTGCGGTGGCAGCCTCTCGATGATGGATGCAGGCGTTCCGCTTAAGCGTCCGGTTTCGGGTATTGCGATGGGCCTGATCCTTGAAGGCGAAGATTTCACCGTCCTGTCCGACATTCTGGGTGATGAAGATCATCTTGGCGATATGGACTTCAAAGTGGCCGGTTCCGAAGAGGGCATCACCAGCCTTCAGATGGATATCAAGGTTGCCGGCATCACGCAGGAAATCATGACTCAGGCGCTTGAGCAGGCGAAAGCTGGCCGCGCGCACATTCTGGGCAAGATGACCGAGGCCCTCAGCGGATCACGCGGCGAAGTCAGCAAGCACGCTCCACGTATCGAGACGATGCAGATCGACAAGTCGAAGATCCGCGACATCATTGGTACAGGCGGCAAGGTCATTCGTGAAATCGTTGCGGAAACCGGCGCTAAAGTCGATATCGACGATGAAGGCACGATCAAGATCTCGTCTTCCAACGCTGATGAAATCGCAGCGGCTAAGGCTTGGATCGAAGGCATCGTTGAAGAAGCCGAAGTCGGCAAGATCTACAACGGCAAAGTCGTCAACATCGTTGATTTTGGCGCATTCGTGAACTTCATGGGCGGCAAGGACGGTCTCGTCCACGTGTCGGAAATGAAAAACGAGCGCGTTGAAAAACCAACGGACGTTGTTTCCGAAGGCCAGGAAGTAAAGGTCAAGGTTCTCGAAATCGACCAGCGCGGCAAAGTCCGTCTGTCGATGCGTGTCGTTGATCAGGAAACCGGTGAAGAGCTGGAAGACACCCGCCCGCCGCGCGAAAGCAAACCGCGCGGTGATCGCGGTGATCGCGGTGATCGCGGCGGCCGTGGTGGCGATCGTCGTCCACGTGGCGGCGGCGGTGGCCGCGGCGGTGATCGCGGCCCACGCGGCGGCGGTGACAAAGGCGGCGACAATGATGGTCCCGCTGCAATGCCGGACTTTCTGAAGGACTAA
- the rpsO gene encoding 30S ribosomal protein S15, translated as MSVSPERKQEVIKENAQANGDTGSPEVQVAILTERIKNLTGHFKSNHKDNHSRRGLLMMVNKRRNLLAYLKKKDVERYNALIQKLGLRK; from the coding sequence ATGTCGGTTTCACCCGAGCGTAAGCAAGAAGTTATCAAAGAGAATGCCCAGGCCAACGGCGACACGGGCAGCCCCGAAGTCCAGGTTGCGATCCTTACCGAGCGCATCAAAAACCTGACTGGTCACTTCAAAAGCAACCATAAAGACAACCATTCGCGCCGCGGCCTTCTGATGATGGTCAATAAGCGCCGTAATCTGCTCGCCTATCTGAAAAAGAAAGACGTCGAGCGTTACAACGCCCTGATCCAGAAACTGGGTCTGCGTAAATAA
- a CDS encoding DUF481 domain-containing protein: protein MIDAALESGDEGKVRTVIELARETNPDAGEELDKILAQYERDLAKDQLYAAQQKEAEIRNAGLFDNWSGEGQLGAFRSTGNSSNTGITAGLKLERVGIDWRHKLTGLVDYQETNGVTTREQFLAAYEANYNISDRLFAYGLGQYERDTFQGFSARYSASGGLGYRVIDTDAMQLAVKAGPAFRQTEFTGGASDSSLAGLAALDFDWRIAENLKLTEDASAFVQSGNSTYVSTTGLSAGLGGGFSASISYTVEHDTNPPLGAVQTDTLSRVTIIYDF from the coding sequence GGTTCGCACCGTGATTGAACTCGCGCGTGAGACAAACCCTGATGCTGGCGAAGAGCTGGATAAAATCCTCGCGCAGTACGAGCGCGATCTTGCGAAAGATCAGCTGTACGCCGCCCAGCAGAAAGAGGCGGAAATCCGCAATGCCGGCCTGTTCGATAATTGGTCAGGCGAAGGGCAGCTGGGGGCGTTTCGCAGCACAGGCAATTCATCCAATACAGGTATTACAGCCGGTCTGAAGCTGGAACGGGTGGGTATCGACTGGCGCCATAAACTGACCGGTCTCGTCGATTATCAGGAGACGAACGGCGTCACCACGCGCGAGCAGTTTCTGGCCGCTTACGAGGCCAATTATAACATCTCCGATCGCCTATTCGCTTACGGGTTGGGCCAATATGAGCGTGATACGTTTCAAGGCTTTTCAGCGCGTTATTCCGCATCGGGAGGCCTCGGGTATCGGGTAATCGATACCGATGCGATGCAATTGGCTGTCAAAGCCGGCCCGGCATTCCGTCAGACGGAATTTACCGGGGGCGCCTCCGATAGCTCGCTGGCAGGTCTTGCTGCGCTTGATTTTGACTGGCGAATTGCGGAAAATCTGAAATTGACCGAAGATGCCAGTGCTTTCGTTCAATCGGGCAACAGCACCTATGTCAGCACAACCGGCCTTTCAGCCGGTCTGGGCGGCGGCTTTTCAGCGAGCATTTCCTACACGGTGGAGCATGACACGAATCCGCCATTAGGCGCCGTTCAGACAGACACGCTCAGCCGTGTAACGATCATCTATGATTTTTAG
- a CDS encoding class I SAM-dependent methyltransferase produces MSEAINEARLEKVAGKAVGDVASALSIFMAYLGDQAGVFDTLDGMGRVTLSELSKATDLNPKYLHQWLGSVAAAGYVNFHPEDDTFSISPEQALIFGREGQPACMQGFFQAVVSQYDANVKAVETFRTGAGRPWSDQSQCCFCGTDRFFRPGYEAMLVSEWIPSLGGVEDKLKSGAKIADIGCGHGSSSVLMAKAFPNSKVYGFDFHAPSIDEAKAKAKAAGVDNVEFAVASAQDFPGEDYDLVCIFDALHDMGDPVGASAHIHGALSGDGTFMLVEPMAGDAMADNMHPLGQIYYAFSTTVCTPCSLAQDVGLGLGAQAGQKRLTDVLNQGGFANVRRTAETPTNMVLEATG; encoded by the coding sequence ATGTCGGAAGCAATCAACGAAGCACGCTTGGAAAAAGTCGCAGGCAAAGCGGTTGGCGATGTCGCCAGCGCCTTGAGCATATTCATGGCCTATCTTGGCGATCAGGCCGGAGTTTTTGACACTCTGGATGGTATGGGGCGCGTCACATTGAGTGAGCTGTCCAAGGCGACCGATCTTAACCCCAAATACCTGCACCAATGGCTCGGCTCTGTCGCTGCTGCGGGCTATGTCAACTTCCACCCGGAGGATGACACATTCTCGATCTCACCCGAACAAGCCCTGATCTTTGGAAGAGAAGGACAGCCTGCCTGTATGCAGGGGTTCTTTCAGGCTGTCGTTTCGCAATACGATGCCAATGTAAAAGCCGTAGAGACGTTTCGGACAGGGGCAGGGCGCCCTTGGAGCGACCAATCGCAATGCTGTTTTTGCGGGACGGACAGGTTTTTCCGTCCGGGATACGAGGCCATGCTGGTTAGCGAATGGATACCATCGCTGGGCGGCGTCGAGGACAAGCTTAAATCCGGTGCCAAGATCGCAGATATCGGCTGCGGGCATGGTTCCTCCAGCGTCCTTATGGCCAAGGCTTTTCCCAATTCGAAAGTCTACGGGTTCGATTTCCACGCTCCCTCGATTGATGAAGCCAAGGCCAAGGCAAAGGCGGCAGGGGTCGACAATGTCGAGTTCGCTGTTGCCAGTGCGCAGGATTTTCCGGGCGAGGATTACGATCTGGTCTGCATTTTTGACGCCTTGCATGACATGGGCGACCCTGTTGGGGCCTCAGCCCATATCCATGGCGCATTGAGCGGTGACGGCACTTTCATGCTGGTTGAGCCGATGGCTGGGGACGCGATGGCGGATAATATGCACCCTCTTGGGCAGATCTATTATGCGTTCTCGACCACGGTTTGCACGCCATGCTCGCTGGCGCAGGACGTAGGCCTTGGTCTCGGCGCACAAGCGGGGCAGAAACGCCTCACCGACGTGCTCAACCAGGGCGGCTTCGCAAATGTCCGGCGAACGGCTGAAACGCCTACGAACATGGTTCTTGAGGCGACCGGCTAA